A genomic region of Candidatus Marimicrobium litorale contains the following coding sequences:
- a CDS encoding TetR/AcrR family transcriptional regulator, producing the protein MSENRSKASLVINPQPSGKVGRTERARAEIQNAAIQFLWSRPFRDLTVDRLMQQTAFSRAAFYYHFTDLHELMETLLSSLEAKIMEGGSPWLYDDGDPVALLCDSLAAEVQLCFKHGPMLKAISDAAGADERLERAWYGMLGRFDAAVSKRIRDDQALGLVDAFDPELLAISLNQSNTALYVRAFGQKPRRQPGPVLEVVLRVWISSIYGDNWVTKRASTLHRKADRANHGIAKLNRRY; encoded by the coding sequence ATGTCAGAAAATAGATCGAAAGCCAGTCTCGTGATAAACCCGCAGCCAAGCGGCAAAGTGGGTCGTACAGAACGTGCTCGTGCCGAGATTCAGAATGCGGCTATCCAGTTTCTATGGTCACGACCTTTCAGAGACTTGACCGTAGACAGGCTGATGCAGCAAACGGCTTTTAGCCGAGCTGCTTTTTATTACCATTTTACTGATCTCCATGAATTGATGGAGACACTATTAAGTAGTCTGGAAGCCAAGATAATGGAAGGCGGTAGCCCGTGGCTGTACGATGACGGAGACCCCGTTGCACTGCTGTGCGATAGCCTCGCTGCTGAAGTGCAGCTTTGCTTTAAGCATGGCCCGATGCTGAAAGCCATAAGTGATGCAGCCGGAGCGGACGAGCGCTTGGAGCGGGCCTGGTATGGCATGCTTGGGCGATTTGATGCTGCCGTCAGCAAGCGCATTCGCGATGACCAGGCACTTGGCCTGGTTGATGCTTTCGACCCCGAGCTATTGGCCATCTCACTAAACCAGTCCAATACGGCACTATACGTTCGAGCTTTTGGCCAAAAGCCTCGCCGCCAACCGGGGCCAGTGCTGGAGGTGGTTTTGCGCGTTTGGATATCATCTATTTATGGTGACAACTGGGTTACTAAACGAGCATCGACGCTGCATCGCAAAGCAGACAGGGCTAACCACGGTATTGCCAAGTTAAATCGCCGATATTGA
- a CDS encoding arylsulfatase translates to MHNNRNLKLARGFGLAVALLTATTGSYAYEVDRTHLPIAEPDPPKFKELDVRNVETPPLFKVEAPEEAPNVIIILIDDVGFGATTPFGGPINTPTMDRLAEGGLRYNNFHTTALCSPTRNALKTGRNHHTANTGSIMESATAFPGNTGKIPNRVAPVAEMLRLNGYSTGAFGKWHETAAWETSISGPFDRWPTHSGFDKFYGFIGGETDQWYPLVYDGVTRVNPPHVEGYHFTDDMTDQAIGWMKAQHSMTPDKPFFIYFATGAVHAPHHVPKEWADKYKGKFDKGWDQVRVDTVATQKKMGIIPETTQLADRPEDLSAWADLPEDHRKLFARQAEVFAGFMEHTDVNVGRLINAVEDIGELDNTLIIYIAGDNGTSAEGGFIGVYNEMTYFNQVEEKVEDLLPRLDEWGGEYTFPHMSAGWAVAFDAPFKWTKQVASDFGGTRNGMIVHWPDGIESQGEIRSQFSHVIDIAPTILEAANLPEPTSVNGTVQEPMAGTSLMFSLNDADAPEQHTLQYFEMFGNRALYQDGWFARVLHRAPWQTGKQKPLEDDVWELYNTKEDFSLVNNLADQYPERVAAMEATFMEEAEKYNVLPIDDRTVERMNPAIAGRPDLLGGRKSLTLYGGMNGILENTFLNSKNTSKRITADVEVDEGATGVILTQGGRFGGWSLYMKDGRPIYTYNFLGLERFTVAAEEPIPPGPATIVMDFDYDGDGLGKGGDATITVNGKKVASGRIGRTQPLIFSADETADVGLDNQTPVADDIGVGPEETRFTGTINQVVLAIE, encoded by the coding sequence ATGCACAATAATCGGAATCTAAAGCTCGCTCGTGGGTTCGGGCTGGCAGTGGCTCTACTGACCGCGACCACTGGCTCCTACGCCTATGAGGTAGACCGCACCCATCTCCCTATCGCCGAACCTGACCCGCCCAAATTCAAGGAGCTCGATGTACGTAACGTTGAGACTCCGCCACTCTTCAAGGTCGAGGCTCCCGAGGAGGCGCCCAATGTCATAATTATTCTAATCGATGACGTGGGCTTTGGCGCAACCACACCATTTGGTGGACCAATCAATACTCCAACGATGGATCGTCTGGCAGAGGGCGGCTTGCGCTACAACAACTTTCACACGACCGCACTGTGCTCTCCTACGCGTAATGCATTGAAGACGGGTCGTAACCACCACACCGCCAACACCGGCTCGATCATGGAGAGCGCCACAGCGTTTCCGGGCAATACCGGAAAAATTCCTAATCGAGTTGCGCCGGTGGCAGAGATGTTACGGCTCAACGGATATAGTACGGGCGCGTTCGGCAAGTGGCACGAGACAGCCGCCTGGGAAACCAGCATCTCGGGTCCGTTTGACCGTTGGCCAACTCACTCGGGCTTTGACAAATTCTACGGCTTCATCGGTGGTGAAACCGACCAATGGTATCCGCTGGTTTACGATGGCGTCACTCGAGTCAATCCGCCGCATGTCGAAGGCTACCATTTCACCGATGACATGACCGATCAAGCGATTGGCTGGATGAAGGCGCAGCATTCGATGACTCCTGACAAGCCCTTTTTTATCTACTTTGCGACCGGTGCCGTGCACGCACCACACCACGTCCCCAAAGAATGGGCAGACAAGTACAAGGGTAAATTTGACAAAGGCTGGGATCAGGTTCGGGTCGACACCGTGGCAACGCAAAAAAAGATGGGGATTATCCCCGAGACGACTCAGTTGGCAGATAGACCTGAAGACCTCAGCGCCTGGGCAGATCTTCCTGAAGATCATCGCAAGCTCTTTGCACGTCAAGCTGAGGTGTTTGCTGGCTTTATGGAGCACACCGATGTCAACGTGGGCCGATTGATTAATGCCGTAGAGGATATCGGTGAACTCGACAACACTCTGATTATTTATATCGCCGGGGACAATGGCACCAGCGCTGAGGGCGGCTTCATTGGTGTATACAACGAGATGACTTACTTCAATCAAGTGGAGGAGAAGGTCGAAGATCTTCTGCCGCGGCTCGATGAATGGGGTGGCGAATACACTTTCCCTCACATGTCAGCGGGCTGGGCAGTGGCTTTTGATGCGCCGTTCAAGTGGACCAAACAGGTTGCTTCGGACTTTGGCGGCACCCGCAACGGCATGATCGTTCACTGGCCTGACGGTATCGAAAGTCAGGGCGAGATTCGTAGCCAGTTTTCTCATGTGATCGATATTGCGCCCACCATTCTCGAAGCTGCCAATCTGCCGGAGCCCACAAGCGTGAATGGAACGGTTCAGGAACCCATGGCCGGCACCAGCCTCATGTTCAGCTTGAATGATGCTGATGCTCCTGAGCAGCACACGCTTCAATACTTTGAAATGTTCGGTAACCGTGCCTTGTACCAGGATGGCTGGTTCGCCCGCGTCTTGCATCGCGCACCTTGGCAGACTGGCAAGCAAAAGCCGCTTGAGGATGACGTTTGGGAGCTCTACAACACGAAGGAAGACTTCAGCTTGGTGAATAATCTGGCGGATCAGTACCCTGAGCGTGTGGCGGCGATGGAAGCCACTTTTATGGAAGAGGCCGAGAAGTACAACGTGCTGCCGATCGACGATCGTACCGTAGAACGCATGAATCCAGCTATCGCAGGACGCCCTGATTTGTTGGGCGGCCGCAAATCACTGACGCTTTACGGTGGCATGAATGGCATATTGGAGAATACGTTCTTGAACTCCAAGAACACATCGAAGCGTATTACGGCCGATGTAGAGGTCGACGAAGGTGCAACAGGGGTGATCCTGACCCAAGGTGGCCGTTTTGGCGGTTGGTCGCTTTACATGAAGGACGGTCGACCGATTTACACCTACAACTTCCTCGGCCTTGAGCGGTTTACTGTGGCAGCGGAGGAGCCTATTCCGCCCGGCCCTGCAACGATCGTCATGGACTTTGACTACGACGGCGACGGCTTGGGTAAGGGCGGCGATGCGACAATCACAGTAAATGGTAAGAAGGTGGCCTCCGGCAGAATTGGCCGAACTCAGCCGCTGATCTTTTCGGCGGACGAGACAGCAGATGTGGGTCTCGATAACCAGACACCGGTGGCGGATGACATTGGTGTAGGTCCGGAAGAAACGCGCTTTACCGGCACCATTAATCAAGTGGTACTCGCGATCGAGTAG
- a CDS encoding ferritin-like domain-containing protein, with product MKSLDTEKVCRILNTIIEYEMAGVVRYAHSSLMVIGPYRQPIVQFLQEQATESLQHALEAGELITGLDGHPSQKIAEIEESNDHSVTQILAESLDHEQHAVTLYQSLLNEVSDASVMLEEYARGKISAEEQHALEVRKMLKDYSPTLQI from the coding sequence ATGAAAAGTCTGGACACGGAAAAGGTTTGCCGAATTCTCAATACGATCATCGAGTACGAGATGGCAGGTGTAGTGAGATACGCTCATAGCTCGTTGATGGTGATCGGCCCATACAGGCAACCCATCGTGCAGTTCTTGCAGGAGCAAGCCACGGAAAGTCTGCAGCATGCGCTTGAGGCGGGGGAGCTAATAACTGGCTTAGATGGGCATCCCAGCCAGAAAATAGCCGAGATAGAGGAGTCCAACGATCACTCTGTGACTCAAATTTTGGCAGAAAGCCTCGATCACGAGCAGCATGCAGTCACCCTTTATCAGTCACTTTTGAATGAGGTGAGTGACGCCAGCGTGATGTTAGAAGAATATGCGCGGGGCAAGATCAGTGCCGAAGAGCAGCATGCGCTGGAAGTCAGAAAAATGCTGAAAGACTATTCTCCGACACTGCAGATTTAG